Below is a window of Herminiimonas arsenicoxydans DNA.
ACACCGGCGGCGCCGGAATCGCCAGCAGTAGCGACTTTCTTTGCCCAACAGCTCGAAGATGCCGATGGCAAGACGCATGCGCTGTCCCAATGGCAGGGTAAAACACTGATAGTGAACTTTTGGGCGACATGGTGCGCGCCATGCGTGGAAGAAATGCCGGAACTGACCGCCCTGCAAACCGAGCTGGCGCCACAAGGCATACAGATACTGGGCCTCGGCATCGACAACCCGAGCAATATTCGCGAATTTGCCGCCAAATATAAAATTTCCTACCCGCTTTATATTGCCGGAATGACCGGCACCGAGTTGTCCAGACAGTTCGGCAATCAGGCGGGCGGCCTGCCTTTCACCGTCATTATCGGCCCCAACGGCGACATCAAAAAAACATATCTGGGGCGTCTGAAGATGGAGCAGCTACGGGCAGACATCCATTCTCTTTAAGGTAAAGACGAGATTTTTCCTTGCCAATCGACGCCATTTAGCGGCAAAATGCGGCCATCATCGTCAAACGGAGTTGCATCTCCATGGCAAAAAACATCCTTTTATTGAACGGCCCGAACCTGAATATGCTGGGTTCGCGCGAGCCCGAGGTCTATGGTTCGGCGACACTGGCCGACGTCGAACGTGCTGCTACCGAACAGGCTAGCCAGGCCGGTGCCAAGCTGACTGCATTTCAGAGCAATCATGAAGGCGTGCTGATAGACCGGATTCAAGCTGCCAAGAAAGAAGGCGTCGATGCAATCATCATCAATCCGGGCGGACTGACGCATAGCAGCGTATCATTACGGGATGCCTTGGCATCGGTTGCATTGCCATTTGTTGAAGTACACGTCTCCAATATTCATCAGCGCGAGGCCTTCCGCCATCACTCCTATCTGTCCGGCATCGCTGTCGGCGTGATCTGCGGATTAGGTATAGACGGCTACACAGCCGCCATCTCATTTGCACTTAAAAAGCTCTAATTTCCATCATTTGTCGGCAAATGCCTTATAATTGCCGACATCTTTAATCATAAAAACTAAAATCTCCAAGGAATTGCACATGGATTTACGCAAGCTCAAGACCCTTATCGATCTGGTCGCCGAATCGGACATAGCAGAACTGGAAGTCACCGAAGGTGAAAGCAAGGTCCGCATCGTCAAATCGTCGCCGGCACCGCAAAACCAGGTTGTCATGATGCAGCCGCAAGGTGGCCAGCAGTACGCCCCGGCAGCAGCACCTGTTGCCGCACCTGTTGCAGCGGCAGCTCCAGTCATCGCCGAAATCAAAGGCCATGTCGTCAAGTCGCCTATGGTCGGCACGTTTTACCGCTCCTCCGCACCAGGCTCACCGGCGTTCGTCGAAGTCGGTTCGACAGTAAAAGAAGGCGACACCCTTTGCATTATCGAAGCCATGAAACTGTTGAATGAAATCGATGCGGACGCTACCGGCGTTATCAAGGAAATCCTGGTCGAAAACGGTCAGCCAGTCGAGTTCGGTCAGCCGTTATTCATCATCGGCTAATAGCTGCAGCGGGAGTTCGGCGACATGCCGCTCCCCTTCCAGCCGCTGATTTGATTCCATCCCATAACGACGAGTCCCGTTCCCACTATGTTTGAAAAAATTCTCATTGCCAATCGCGGCGAAATCGCGCTCCGTATCCAGCGCGCCTGCCGAGAAATGGGCATTAAAACCGTGGTCGTCCATTCCGAAGCCGACCGCGACGCCAAATATGTCAAGCTGGCCGACGAGTCCGTGTGTATCGGCCCTGCGCCTTCCACACTGAGCTATCTGAACATGCCGGCCATCATCAGCGCGGCGGAAGTAACCGATGCGGAAGCGATCCATCCAGGTTACGGCTTCCTGTCTGAAAACGCCGATTTTGCAGAACGCGTAGAACAGTCCGGTTTTGTCTTCATCGGTCCGCGTTCGGAATCCATCCGCATGATGGGCGACAAGGTGACAGCCAAGCAGACGATGATCAAGGCTGGCGTACCGTGCGTACCCGGCTCGGATGGCGCCCTGCCGGACGATCCGAAGGAAATCATTCAAACTGCACGCAAGGTCGGCTACCCGGTCATTATCAAGGCAGCTGGTGGCGGCGGCGGACGCGGCATGCGCGTGGTGCATACCGAAGCGGCGTTGCTGAATGCCGTCACGATGACCAAAACCGAAGCCGGTTCAGCCTTTGGCAATCCGGAAGTCTATATGGAGAAATATCTGGAAAATCCGCGTCACGTGGAAATCCAGATCCTCGCCGATGAACACAAAAACGCCATCTGGCTGGGCGAGCGCGATTGCTCCATGCAGCGCCGCCATCAGAAAGTGCTGGAAGAGGCGCCTGCGCCCGGCATCCCGCGCAAAACCATAGAACGCATAGGCGATCGTTGCGCCGAAGCCTGTCGCAAGATGGGTTATCGCGGCGCCGGCACCTTCGAGTTCTTGTATGAAAACGGCGAATTCTATTTCATCGAAATGAATACCCGCGTGCAGGTCGAGCATCCGGTAACAGAAATGATTACCGGCATCGACATTGTGCAGGAACAGATCCGCATCGCCGCCGGTGAAAAACTGCGTTATCGCCAGCGCGACATCGTTCTGAACGGCCATGCAATCGAATGTCGCATCAATGCCGAAGATCCGTTCAAGTTCACGCCATCGCCAGGCAAGATCGTTTCCTGGCATGCGCCTGGCGGTCCTGGCATACGCGTCGATTCACATGCATATGCCGGTTACTATGTTCCGCCGCATTACGATTCGATGGTCGGCAAAGTCATTTCATACGGTGCCACGCGCGAGCAAGCCATCAAACGCATGCAGATTGCATTGTCGGAAATGGTCGTCGAAGGTATTTCGACCAACATTCCGTTGCATCGCGAACTGATGGTGGATGCCCGCTTCATCGAAGGCGGCACCAACATCCATTATCTCGAGCAAAAGCTGGCAAACAAGCCTGACCTGCCAAAAGAACCAAAAGCCTAGGATAACGTCAGACAGGTCAGCCCTGTCCTAATTCCTGAAGGCGCGCAACACCATCGCCGCAACAATAGAAAACCTCTGCTGTTGCGGCGAAATCATTATTCACCCGCCATTTCCGGCACGTTAAGCCCATATAATGGGCTGCACAGTAAACTAATTGGGGTATGCATGAGCTGGACCGAAATTGTGATCGAAGTCGCACGTACGCATGCGGAGGCACTATCCGATGCCCTGTTCGACGCCGGTGCCTTATCGGTCTCGGTAGAAGATGCTGACTTCGGCACCGATGCCGAGCAACCACTCTTCGGCGAACCTGGCATGGAGCCAACCGAAGCCGCATGGGAACGCAGTCGCGTCGTCGCGCTTACTCCAGTTGAAGCAGATCAAGCCGCAATCGTTGCAGAAGCAGCAGAAAGCATAGGCCTCGCTGCCGCTGATCTCGCTTTCACTTTACGCAATGTCGACGACCAGGATTGGGTGCGTTTGACGCAATCACAATTCGAACCGATACATATCGGCAAGAATATCTGGGTGGTGCCGAGCTGGCACGATGTCCCCGATCCAGCTGCACTCGTACTGGAATTGGATCCCGGCCTTGCCTTCGGTACCGGTAGCCATCCCACCACGCGCCTGTGCATGGAGTGGCTGGAAGCCCACGCACCGATCGGCTTGAGCGTACTCGATTACGGTTGCGGATCCGGCATACTGGCCATGATTGCGAAAAAACTCGATGCAGATACCGTAGTCGGTATCGACATAGATCCGCAAGCCATTCAGTCTGCAGTATTCAATACCGAACGCAATCATTGCGATGTTGCCTATTACCTGCCGGATGAATTCGCGGCATCCGGACATGCGCATACCTTTGACGTAGTGGTCGCCAACATCCTTGCGAATCCCTTGAAACTGATGGCACCCATGCTGGCAGGCCGCGTCAATCCGGGTGGCCAGCTGGTCTTGTCCGGCGTACTGGCCACGCAGGTTGATGAAGTCACCGCCGCCTATGCGCCGTTCATCGCCTTGACCGTGTGGGCAGAGCAGGAAGGCTGGGTCGCACTGGCCGGTCGCTCACCAGTCACCGTCCCAGACGGGCAGTAAGCAAACGCCATGGCACTCGCGACGCAATGTCCCCACTGCCAGACGACGTTTCGCGTCGTGCACGATCAATTGAAATTACGCGCAGGACTGGTACGTTGCGGTCACTGCAAAGAAATTTTCAACGGTATCGAGCATCTGCTGCCGCCTACCGATGCAGAACCGGCAGTTGTTGAGCCGGCAGCAGCTGCCTTTGCTGCAGCGCCAGCCGCATTCATCGCGCCGGCTACCGTGGCAACGGAGTCGCCCCTGCCCGCGGCATCTGACGATATGGCAGAAGCAGAGGCTGATGTGGTTGAGGCAGACACCACGCCGGATGCGTATCTCGCATCCAGCAAAATTGATTTTGATATTCCAGCAGCATTCGAGACCGAATCCGAGCCTGAGTCCGGTATCGAGATCGAATCCGACATCGAAGCAAGCTTGCCTGGAGCAATACACAAAGCGGACGACCCACTGCAACGCATGACGCTGCTGGACTTCACCCGCGACTTCCCGTCACATGACGCCGACGTCGAGCAATTCAGTCGCACCGAAAAAAACGCGCAGTCATTTGATCCGCATGCTCCAGACGAACTGGACGAGGCGATCGAGGACTTGCAACGCAAACCCTGGCGCAACAGCAAAAAATCCGTCAAGGGAAAAACCCGCAGCACTCCGCCCCCGGATGAAGCGGACATCGAAGACGAAGAAGAGCCAGCCTTTCTCAAGCGCGCGCGCCGCAAGCAAAAACTGGGGGGCAAGTTGCGTACGCTCCTCGGCATGGGCTGCCTCATTTTATTCCTTGCCGCGCTGGCGCAAGGCACGTATTTATTCCGCAACCAGATTGCCGGCCAGTTCCCGCAAACCAAACCCTTGCTGACGCAACTATGCGATGTATTTGCTTGCCGCATCGACCTGCCGGCGCAGATTGCCGCCGTATCCATCGAATCCAGCGAGTTGCAAACCCTGGCCGAAAACAAGGATACCTTTGTGCTTACTACGCTGCTGCGCAACTACAGCGAGAGCCTGCAAACCTGGCCGCATATCGAATTGACGCTGAACGATGCCAACGAAAAACCCTTGTTGCGCCGTGTATTCGCGCCGGCTGACTATCTGAGTGCTGCCGAAGTGCGCGCCGGATTTGCCGCAAGCAGCGAACATGCCGTCAAGCTGTCTTTTGAACTGGCGCAGATCAAGGCTTCCGGCTACCGCGTCTATTTGTTTTATCCTTGAACATGACGTCACATCAAGTGTATCAGTCTGATTGAATGAATGTTCCCGAATTACCCTGCTGCGCCATTCAAGGCATGCACGGTGTATGATTGCGACCAATTTCCCGCTTCCACTATTTACATCTATATCTCTCACCCATGAAATCATTAATCTGCGGTTCGCTGGCCTTCGATACGATCATGTCTTTCCAAAGCCGCTTTTCTGAAGCGCTGCTGGCCGACCAGCTGCATAGAATCAATGTATGCTTTTTCGTCCCGGAAATGCGCCGCGAATTCGGCGGCTGTGCCGGCAATATCGCCTACAACCTCAAACTGCTGGGTGGCGATCCGCTCATCATGGCAACCATAGGCCAGGATGGTGCAAACTATCGCGACCGCCTGCAAAAACAGCAGATTTCGCAGCAATGCATCAAGACGATAGAAACCTCATATACCGCACAGGCTTTCATCACCACCGATACGGACAGCAACCAGATCACCGCCTTTCATCCGGGTGCAATGATATTCGCCCATGAGAACACCGTTACAGACGCCGGCCCTGTCGCCATTGCCATCATCGCACCGGACGGTCGCGACGGCATGTTGCAGCATGCGCAGCAATGCGCCGACCTGAACGTGCCATTCATCTTCGATCCGGGTCAGGGTTTGCCGATGTTCAACGGCGAGGAGTTGAAAGCCTTCATTGATCTGGCCACCTACGTCGCAGTCAATGAATATGAAGCAGAATTATTGACGGAACGCACTGGCTTGTCACTGGCGCAAATTGCCGAGCGCGTCTCGGCACTGGTGGTCACGCGCGGTGATGAAGGGGCAGAAATTTTCACCAACAACGAGCGCCTGGCAATTCCCTGCGTCAAGGTAGACAAGGTTGTAGACCCAACCGGCTGCGGCGATGCCTTCCGTGCCGGCATGCTGTTCGGCTTGACCAACAATCTGGATTGGCCGACCACCGGCCGCCTGGCCAGTTTGATGGGCTCAATCAAGATTACCCATCAGGGCCCGCAAAACCACGTGCTCTCACGTGCCGAAATCGATGAGCGCTTCCATCAGGCCTTCGGTTATCACCTGTAAAAGCCGCCGTGAAACTGCTGATGGCACATCCAGCCGTCAGCAGTGACAAAATTACAGCAACGATCCTACCGCAGCGGTCACCAGTTGAATCGCAATCTGCAGCAATATCAGCGCGACCAGCGGCGATAAGTCTATGGCTCCCAGCAAAGGGACTATGCGACGCAAAGGCCGCATCAGCGGATCATTCAGGGCGCGGACAAACGGTGCCAGCGGCGCACGTGGATTGACCCAGCTGAAAACAACTTCAATCAAGATCAAGCCGATCAAACCATACAGCGCCCACTGACAAACACGCAGTAGCGCCAGCAGCAATACTGCCTGCGGCGAAAAGACGCCACGCAACCAGACTGCAAACGCAGTGGCAATCAGCGCCACCAGAAATGCCCCTATCAG
It encodes the following:
- the accC gene encoding Biotin carboxylase (Acetyl-CoA carboxylase subunit A) (ACC) (Evidence 2a : Function of homologous gene experimentally demonstrated in an other organism; PubMedId : 7693652, 1682920, 1370469, 2575489, 7915138, 10821865, 7592499, 8102363; Product type e : enzyme), with protein sequence MFEKILIANRGEIALRIQRACREMGIKTVVVHSEADRDAKYVKLADESVCIGPAPSTLSYLNMPAIISAAEVTDAEAIHPGYGFLSENADFAERVEQSGFVFIGPRSESIRMMGDKVTAKQTMIKAGVPCVPGSDGALPDDPKEIIQTARKVGYPVIIKAAGGGGGRGMRVVHTEAALLNAVTMTKTEAGSAFGNPEVYMEKYLENPRHVEIQILADEHKNAIWLGERDCSMQRRHQKVLEEAPAPGIPRKTIERIGDRCAEACRKMGYRGAGTFEFLYENGEFYFIEMNTRVQVEHPVTEMITGIDIVQEQIRIAAGEKLRYRQRDIVLNGHAIECRINAEDPFKFTPSPGKIVSWHAPGGPGIRVDSHAYAGYYVPPHYDSMVGKVISYGATREQAIKRMQIALSEMVVEGISTNIPLHRELMVDARFIEGGTNIHYLEQKLANKPDLPKEPKA
- a CDS encoding Conserved hypothetical protein (Evidence 4 : Homologs of previously reported genes of unknown function), which produces MALATQCPHCQTTFRVVHDQLKLRAGLVRCGHCKEIFNGIEHLLPPTDAEPAVVEPAAAAFAAAPAAFIAPATVATESPLPAASDDMAEAEADVVEADTTPDAYLASSKIDFDIPAAFETESEPESGIEIESDIEASLPGAIHKADDPLQRMTLLDFTRDFPSHDADVEQFSRTEKNAQSFDPHAPDELDEAIEDLQRKPWRNSKKSVKGKTRSTPPPDEADIEDEEEPAFLKRARRKQKLGGKLRTLLGMGCLILFLAALAQGTYLFRNQIAGQFPQTKPLLTQLCDVFACRIDLPAQIAAVSIESSELQTLAENKDTFVLTTLLRNYSESLQTWPHIELTLNDANEKPLLRRVFAPADYLSAAEVRAGFAASSEHAVKLSFELAQIKASGYRVYLFYP
- the pkfB gene encoding Carbohydrate kinase (Evidence 2b : Function of strongly homologous gene; Product type e : enzyme), coding for MKSLICGSLAFDTIMSFQSRFSEALLADQLHRINVCFFVPEMRREFGGCAGNIAYNLKLLGGDPLIMATIGQDGANYRDRLQKQQISQQCIKTIETSYTAQAFITTDTDSNQITAFHPGAMIFAHENTVTDAGPVAIAIIAPDGRDGMLQHAQQCADLNVPFIFDPGQGLPMFNGEELKAFIDLATYVAVNEYEAELLTERTGLSLAQIAERVSALVVTRGDEGAEIFTNNERLAIPCVKVDKVVDPTGCGDAFRAGMLFGLTNNLDWPTTGRLASLMGSIKITHQGPQNHVLSRAEIDERFHQAFGYHL
- the prmA gene encoding Ribosomal protein L11 methyltransferase (L11 Mtase) (Evidence 2b : Function of strongly homologous gene; PubMedId : 372746, 1459953, 2193919, 8226664; Product type e : enzyme), with the protein product MSWTEIVIEVARTHAEALSDALFDAGALSVSVEDADFGTDAEQPLFGEPGMEPTEAAWERSRVVALTPVEADQAAIVAEAAESIGLAAADLAFTLRNVDDQDWVRLTQSQFEPIHIGKNIWVVPSWHDVPDPAALVLELDPGLAFGTGSHPTTRLCMEWLEAHAPIGLSVLDYGCGSGILAMIAKKLDADTVVGIDIDPQAIQSAVFNTERNHCDVAYYLPDEFAASGHAHTFDVVVANILANPLKLMAPMLAGRVNPGGQLVLSGVLATQVDEVTAAYAPFIALTVWAEQEGWVALAGRSPVTVPDGQ
- the aroQ gene encoding 3-dehydroquinate dehydratase (3-dehydroquinase) (Type II DHQase) (Evidence 2a : Function of homologous gene experimentally demonstrated in an other organism; PubMedId : 8170389, 2976880, 2949740, 2525625; Product type e : enzyme), whose translation is MAKNILLLNGPNLNMLGSREPEVYGSATLADVERAATEQASQAGAKLTAFQSNHEGVLIDRIQAAKKEGVDAIIINPGGLTHSSVSLRDALASVALPFVEVHVSNIHQREAFRHHSYLSGIAVGVICGLGIDGYTAAISFALKKL
- a CDS encoding Putative thioredoxin (Evidence 3 : Function proposed based on presence of conserved amino acid motif, structural feature or limited homology; Product type pc : putative carrier), with the protein product MKRNVFVFGIFALVFAGIGIYFGNRHHTPAAPESPAVATFFAQQLEDADGKTHALSQWQGKTLIVNFWATWCAPCVEEMPELTALQTELAPQGIQILGLGIDNPSNIREFAAKYKISYPLYIAGMTGTELSRQFGNQAGGLPFTVIIGPNGDIKKTYLGRLKMEQLRADIHSL
- a CDS encoding Conserved hypothetical protein; putative membrane protein (Evidence 4 : Homologs of previously reported genes of unknown function); the protein is MLDSIFTLIIDTVAIVLAGALLLRFWMQAVRVRPPMEIAQFTYQLTDWLVRPLRRVLPGAGGYDWASLIGAFLVALIATAFAVWLRGVFSPQAVLLLALLRVCQWALYGLIGLILIEVVFSWVNPRAPLAPFVRALNDPLMRPLRRIVPLLGAIDLSPLVALILLQIAIQLVTAAVGSLL
- the accB gene encoding Biotin carboxyl carrier protein of acetyl-CoA carboxylase (BCCP) (Evidence 2a : Function of homologous gene experimentally demonstrated in an other organism; PubMedId : 2660106, 1370469, 7678242, 324999, 1682920, 7693652, 8102363, 7592499; Product type c : carrier): MDLRKLKTLIDLVAESDIAELEVTEGESKVRIVKSSPAPQNQVVMMQPQGGQQYAPAAAPVAAPVAAAAPVIAEIKGHVVKSPMVGTFYRSSAPGSPAFVEVGSTVKEGDTLCIIEAMKLLNEIDADATGVIKEILVENGQPVEFGQPLFIIG